A single window of Periophthalmus magnuspinnatus isolate fPerMag1 chromosome 9, fPerMag1.2.pri, whole genome shotgun sequence DNA harbors:
- the skic3 gene encoding tetratricopeptide repeat protein 37, with protein MSTKEVKSALKSARDAIKNKEFKEALKHCKAVLKIEKNNYNAWVFIGLSATELEQPDQAQMAYKKAVELEPDQLLAWQGLANLYEKVDQWDFKVDLPSVYEKLVELYSSLDRNKCYETIKKLSEIYESDKEYLKLAQIWTQHIRLKEEDGVDKKELLQLWQQMSQLLTIHLSELEPNDETQQHLITAFEKALVLVDPAPGEEHKRASVDLINCLSKMPQRKAQMKEACETMASLYPAESYPLEVLCSHYLTTGVFSDDAIRCFTLLQDKNPDSGLAWLGLGTKALSDGKYKDAISHLDKGLQKTNSSRGWFCLGQAYLKMHRYSDCVASCSNGLATCKFESEELMTNLLKLKVEALVRCGGEKAADEALEIFSNVSDAEKDPSLISLQGRAFLNKGQVEKGLKISMDLLASTPNLSEGLALRGLAYLLQDQLELAEKSFLEAADQNPDCGEYYFLLGQLYWNMGVETRKEKSKAHTQLLKAAKLDPNLDCAFRYLGHYYRDVANDYNRARGCYKKAFELNNNDAESGAASVDLCMEQGHMDMALEVLQSVILKATPGSAKWAWMRRGLYYLKAGQHQQAIADLQAALRADPEDWVCWECLGEAYLNRRSFTAALKAFTKAQQLQPSSIYSVYQAAAIKQTLGKFKEAAAEYIQITAQHDYVPALKGLGECQLLLAKTLFEDCRDGGAIHLLQQAIHNLFRAVKLRPDLSCLWKLLGDACTAVSTVSPNKAQVLMPALLCGSNNEQNQMLDQSQTIKVGERCYAHALKLMPDVPSLWHDLGLNYHKQARLFPSTKEDESQTQVLDKAQQCLKKAIMMDSGNHIYWNALGMVSVCKGIENFALAQHCFIKSIQAEQNNVVAWTNLGALYLKKDNIELAHEAFKIAQSLEPLYVYCWIGQAMIAEKVGSYDTMDLFRHTTELSTHMEGVKGYAHWVCSTLLDKSNRDSELYRYNIVQMNAVSAAQVALSKYTERVQSDPEAFIMLGFLNEHLHLKRQALQAYQRGAELIQLMSREMHTFVLRNYGRALCSSGQWEEAVQVLKSTPLEELTDLVCLALAYCRAGLIPESVNAYERALAVASNEKEKAYILTALALLQNLQGNIDSAKTLLFKCSLLKEPIPESLLCLCAMGLVQNDTTLAAAALAELLKQTSNSETVVEQHCLLTCTLLALQGNFSAVQREASRAIHRNPGNPALWTFLSRLVPQYFPKKANGGAMAGHVACLSSMTHGKRALLHSGVNQLASGQHSGDDNRSNALKTMQRAVLLCPDDAAAWAGLMAACHTENTACYLSGSAPRGTGLEQIFMAVVSEKVRAVEDIARPLAQMLEAWVLQQSVTGLVSRGELEQAEALCSQVLSVSPEHPAVLLSLRQVQCQHLLLANEATVLPDAIIEQLNMAVAMNPTNISAWHWLAEVYHKQGLLLQAVMTYKQSLQMASQFGLQNSQVASLLRLGLLALRMCMAGMPGNDWKDLVQEATNETLKFGPSPMALLFQALLQFSIKMTARDTRRFLEKLVYVSQDAPITVVQVASWYLLRHLHGKNDEEVIKVLLEHAKTNKDQRLLDFFQCLSKSVS; from the exons ATGTCAACCAAAGAAGTGAAATCTGCACTCAAGAGTGCCAGAGATGccattaaaaacaaagaatttaaAGAAGCACTTAAACACTGCAAG gctGTTTTGAAAATTGAGAAAAACAACTACAATGCCTGGGTGTTCATTGGCTTGTCAGCAACTGAACTCGAACAACCAGATCAAGCTCAGATGGCCTACAAAAAGGCTGTGGAGCTGGAGCCCGATCAGCTACTGGCATGGCAG GGCTTGGCAAACCTTTATGAGAAGGTTGATCAATGGGACTTTAAAGTGGACCTGCCCAGTGTGTATGAGAAACTAGTGGAGCTGTATTCAAG CTTGGATAGAAATAAATGTTATGAGACCATCAAAAAACTGTCTGAAATATATGAGTCTGACAAAGAATATTTAAAG TTGGCCCAAATATGGACTCAACACATTCGCCTTAAGGAGGAAGATGGTGTGGATAAGAAAGAATTGCTCCAACTATGGCAGCAGATGTCCCAACTTCTCACCATTCACCTTAGTGAATTAGAGCCAAATGATGAGACCCAACAGCAT TTAATAACAGCATTTGAAAAAGCCCTGGTTCTTGTGGATCCTGCCCCAGGGGAGGAACACAAACGAGCTTCAGTTGACTTAATTAACTGCCTTTCAAAA ATGCCGCAAAGAAAAGCTCAAATGAAAGAAGCTTGTGAGACTATGGCTTCTCTTTACCCAGCAGAAAGCTATCCTCTTGAAGTCCTTTGCTCTCATTATCTCACAACAG GAGTCTTTAGTGATGATGCCATAAGATGTTTCACTCTGCTCCAGGATAAAAATCCAGACAGTGGATTAGCTTGGTTAGGTTTGGGCACCAAAGCACTTAGTGATGGAAAATATAAAGATGCTATTAGTCATCTTGACAAAG GGTTGCAGAAAACTAACTCCAGTCGTGGATGGTTCTGTCTGGGCCAAGCTTATCTTAAGATGCACAGATACTCTGACTGTGTGGCATCTTGCTCCAATG GTCTGGCTACATGCAAGTTCGAAAGTGAGGAGTTAATGACTAACCTGTTAAAGCTGAAGGTGGAGGCTCTAGTCAGATGTGGAGGTGAAAAAGCAGCAGATGAGGCCCTAGAGatcttttcaaat GTGTCCGATGCAGAAAAAGATCCAAGTCTGATTTCCTTACAAGGACGTGCCTTCCTCAATAAAGGACAAGTTGAGAAAGGTCTAaag ATATCAATGGATCTGTTGGCCTCTACTCCTAATCTATCAGAAGGGTTGGCACTAAGGGGACTAGCATACCTCTTACAGGATCAGCTGGAGCTGGCCGAAAAAAG ttttctggAAGCTGCAGATCAAAACCCAGATTGTGGAGAGTATTATTTCTTGTTGGGACAACTTTATTGGAACATGGGAGTCGAGACTCGTAAAGAAAAAAGCAAGGCCCATACTCAGCTACTCAAG GCTGCCAAGTTGGACCCCAATCTGGATTGTGCTTTTCGCTACCTTGGGCATTACTATCGAGATGTGGCAAACGATTACAACCGTGCTCGTGGCTGTTACAAAAAAGCCTTTGAGTTAAATAATAACGATGCGGAATCTGGCGCTGCCTCTGTAGATCTCTGTATGGAGCAAGGACATATG GACATGGCTTTAGAAGTTCTTCAGTCAGTTATCCTAAAAGCCACTCCAGGTTCAGCTAAATGGGCATGGATGAGGCGAGGGCTTTACTATCTAAAAGCTGGACAACACCAACAAGCTATAGCAGA TCTCCAAGCCGCTCTGAGGGCTGATCCTGAGGACTGGGTGTGCTGGGAATGTCTGGGAGAAGCCTATTTGAATCGAAGGAGTTTCACAGCAGCTCTCAAAGCTTTTACCAAGGCTCAGCAGCTGCAGCCCTCATCCATTTACAGTGTGTACCAGGCTGCTGCCATCAAACAGACTCTTGGCAAATTTAAGGAAGCGGCTGCAGAGTATATACAGATCACAGCACAACATGACTATGTTCCAGCTTTAAAAG GTCTGGGGGAGTGTCAGCTCTTGCTGGCAAAAACACTGTTTGAAGATTGTAGAGACGGAGGAGCTATACATCTACTTCAACAAGCAATACATAACCTTTTCAG AGCGGTGAAGCTGCGGCCAGATCTTTCCTGTCTGTGGAAGTTGCTAGGAGATGCCTGCACAGCTGTGAGCACTGTGTCTCCTAACAAAGCACAGGTCCTGATGCCAGCCTTACTGTGTGGCTCAAACAATGAGCAGAACCAAAtgctggaccaatcacagaccaTTAAAGTTGGTGAGAG GTGCTATGCTCATGCATTGAAGCTTATGCCTGATGTTCCCAGCCTTTGGCACGACCTAGGTCTGAACTATCATAAACAGGCCCGTTTGTTTCCTTCCACAAAAGAAGATGAAAGTCAAACTCAAGTCCTGGATAAGGCTCAACAG TGTCTGAAAAAAGCCATTATGATGGATAGTGGGAACCATATCTATTGGAATGCACTTGGTATGGTTTCTGTGTGCAAAG GTATTGAAAACTTTGCACTGGCTCAACACTGTTTTATTAAATCCATTCAAGCTGagcaaaat AATGTTGTGGCATGGACAAACTTGGGAGCTCTCTATTTAAAGAAGGATAACATAGAG CTTGCACATGAAGCCTTTAAAATTGCACAGTCTTTGGAGCCACTCTATGTTTACTGTTGGATTGGACAG GCAATGATAGCAGAAAAAGTGGGAAGCTATGACACCATGGATCTTTTCAGACATACCACTGAGCTCAGCACACAC atggagggaGTGAAAGGTTACGCCCACTGGGTGTGCTCTACATTACTGGATAAAAGCAACAGAGACTCTGAGTTGTATCGCTACAACATTGttcagatgaatgctgtctctgctgctcaGGTGGCTCTGAGTAAATACACAG AGCGAGTCCAGTCTGATCCTGAAGCTTTTATAATGCTGGGTTTTTTAAATGAGCATCTCCATCTGAAGAGACAAGCCCTTCAAGCTTATCAAAG GGGTGCTGAACTTATTCAGTTAATGTCTAGAGAAATGCACACTTTTGTTCTGAGAAACTATGGTCGTGCTTTATG CTCCTCAGGCCAGTGGGAAGAGGCTGTGCAGGTCTTAAAGTCGActccactggaggagctcacTGATTTGGTATGTCTGGCTCTGGCTTATTGTAGAGCAGGCCTCATCCCAGAGAGCGTTAATG CTTATGAACGTGCTTTAGCTGTGGCTTCCAATGAAAAAGAGAAGGCATACATCCTAACAGCCCTGGCACTGTTGCAGAACTTGCAAGGCAATATAGATTCCGCTAAGACACTGCTGTTTAAAtg CTCATTGTTGAAGGAACCTATCCCAGAGTCCTTACTGTGTCTTTGTGCTATGGGCTTAGTCCAGAATGACACGACCCTGGCAGCGGCTGCTTTAGCTGAATTACTGAAACAAACTTCAAACTCAGAGACGGTTGTAGAGCAGCACTGTCTGCTCACGTGTACCCTGTTGGCTTTGCAAGGCAACTTCAGTGCTGTCCAGAGGGAGGCTTCTAGAGCTATACATAG GAACCCAGGAAATCCAGCTCTGTGGACTTTTCTGTCTAGATTGGTACCACAGTACTTTCCCAAAAAAGCAAAT ggTGGAGCAATGGCTGGTCACGTGGCTTGCCTTTCCAGTATGACACATGGAAAG AGGGCATTGTTACACAGTGGGGTAAATCAGCTGGCAAGTGGACAACACTCTGGAGATGACAATCGGAGTAATGCACTGAAAACAATGCAGAGGGCTGTGCTGCTCTGCCCTG ATGACGCAGCAGCTTGGGCTGGGCTCATGGCTGCCtgtcacacagaaaacacagcatGTTACCTGTCAGGCTCTGCTCCACGTGGCACAGGTCTAGAGCAAATATTCATGGCAGTTGTCTCTGAAAAGG TGCGTGCTGTTGAGGACATTGCGCGACCTCTGGCCCAGATGCTGGAGGCCTGGGTCCTACAACAGTCTGTCACTGGCCTAGTGTCCAGAGGAGAGCTAGAGCAGGCTGAGGCTCTCTGCTCTCAG GTTCTAAGTGTTTCTCCAGAACATCCAGCAGTACTCCTGTCACTGCGACAGGTGCAGTGCCAGCACCTCCTTTTGGCCAATGAAGCTACTGTTCTCCCAGATGCCATAATTGAGCAACTGAACATGGCCGTGGCAATGAATCCCACCAACATTAGTGCATGGCAT TGGCTGGCTGAGGTGTATCACAAACAAGGCCTGTTGCTACAGGCAGTCATGACTTATAAGCAGAGTTTACAGATGGCTTCTCAGTTTGGCCTACAGAACAGTCAAGTAGCCAGCCTTCTCAGACTTGGACTGCTGGCGCTCAGAATGTGTATG GCTGGGATGCCAGGAAATGACTGGAAAGACCTTGTACAAGAAGCTACTAATGAAACATTGAAGTTTGGTCCCTCCCCCATGGCGCTACTTTTCCAAGCCCTGCTGCAGTTCTCTATCAAAATGACTGCTCG GGACACAAGGCGCTTTTTAGAGAAGCTGGTGTATGTATCCCAAGATGCCCCAATTACTGTGGTGCAGGTGGCCAGCTGGTACCTACTCAGACACCTACACGGCAAAAATGATGAGGAAGTTATCAAA gtgcTTTTGGAACACGCTAAAACAAACAAGGATCAAAgacttttagacttttttcaATGTCTCTCAAAATCAGTGTCTTGA
- the arsk gene encoding arylsulfatase K isoform X2, which translates to MWSGQFVHRTESWNNFKCLQASATTWMDLLRESGYTTKMIGKLDYTSGSHSVSNRVEAWTRDAKLLLSQEGRPVIGLVGNMSTVEIQKTDWQNTRKAKQWILRNSSSDQPFALYLGLNLPHPYNTESLGPTAGGSTFRTSPFWLSKVSPDQISVPKWLSLSDMHPVDYYSTVTKNCSGVFTKEEIINIRAFYYAMCAETDAMLGEIIAALRKTGVLNNTIVIFTADHGELAMEHRQFYKMSMFEGSVHIPLLFMGPDIKSGLQVDQHVSLVDLYPSILKIADISIPANLSGYSLLPFMSKSYGFLKHQHPDWIFSEYHGCNANASTYMLRTGHWKYITYSDGQQLSPQLFDLSRDPEELHNVILKFPDVRAHLDKVLYSIVSYPLVSASVHEYNKKSFTSWRNSLGGNYSQVIANLRWHVDWQKDSVANEKAIDQWIYGFN; encoded by the exons ATGTGGAGTGGTCAGTTTGTACATCGCACTGAGTCATGGAACAACTTCAAGTGTCTTCAGGCCAGTGCAACAACGTGGATGGATTTGTTGAGGGAAAGTGGATATACTACCAAAATGATAGGCAAACTGGACTACACCTCTGGAAGTCACTCTGTCAG tAATCGCGTGGAAGCCTGGACACGAGACGCTAAGCTTCTTTTGAGTCAAGAGGGACGTCCTGTTATTGGCCTAGTTGGTAACATGTCAACTGTGGAAATACAGAAGACGGACTGGCAGAACACAAGAAAGGCTAAACAATGGATTTTAAGGAACTCTTCTTCTGACCAACCTTTTGCACTTTATCTTGGTCTTAACTTACCTCACCCCTATAACACAGAATCTCTTGGGCCCACAGCTGGGGGCTCTACTTTCCGCACCTCACCATTCTGGTTAAGTAAG GTGTCCCCTGATCAAATCTCTGTGCCAAAATGGCTTTCTTTGTCTGATATGCATCCAGTTGATTATTACTCTACTGTCACCAAAAATTGCAGTGGTGTTTTTACAAAGGAGGAAATAATAAATATCCGTGCTTTTTACTATGCCATGTGTGCTGAAACAGATGCTATGCTTG gagagATAATTGCAGCTCTAAGAAAAACTGGTGTGCTTAATAACACTATCGTAATCTTCACCGCCGATCACGGAGAGCTGGCCATGGAGCACCGGCAGTTCTACAAAATGTCCATGTTTGAGGGCAGTGTCCATATTCCCCTTCTTTTCATGGGGCCTGACATTAAGTCTGGCCTTCAGGTGGATCAACATGTGTCATTAGTTGACCTCTATCCTTCTATTCTAA AAATTGCGGATATCTCTATCCCAGCCAATCTTAGTGGCTATTCCCTTCTTCCTTTCATGTCCAAGTCCTATGGTTTTCTCAAGCATCAACATCCAGACTGGATTTTTAGTGAGTATCATGGTTGTAATGCTAATGCTTCCACATACATGCTGAGAACTGGCCACTGGAAGTATATCACATATTCAGATGGTCAGCAACTGTCACCACAGCTTTTTG ATTTATCCCGGGACCCAGAAGAGCTACATAATGTAATACTTAAATTCCCAGATGTGAGAGCACATTTGGACAAAGTTTTATACAGCATAGTAAGTTATCCTCTGGTTTCTGCCAGTGTCCatgaatataataaaaaatctttTACTTCCTGGAGAAATAGCCTTGGAGGAAATTACAGCCAAGTCATTGCAAATCTCAGGTGGCATGTGGATTGGCAGAAAGACTCAGTGGCCAATGAAAAAGCAATTGATCAGTGGATATACGGCTTTAATTGA
- the arsk gene encoding arylsulfatase K isoform X1: MSLVVTLFILFNMYDLRFCHPENNRPNIVMVMSDAFDGRLTFNNKVVQLPYINYLRELGTTFLNAYSNSPICCPSRAAMWSGQFVHRTESWNNFKCLQASATTWMDLLRESGYTTKMIGKLDYTSGSHSVSNRVEAWTRDAKLLLSQEGRPVIGLVGNMSTVEIQKTDWQNTRKAKQWILRNSSSDQPFALYLGLNLPHPYNTESLGPTAGGSTFRTSPFWLSKVSPDQISVPKWLSLSDMHPVDYYSTVTKNCSGVFTKEEIINIRAFYYAMCAETDAMLGEIIAALRKTGVLNNTIVIFTADHGELAMEHRQFYKMSMFEGSVHIPLLFMGPDIKSGLQVDQHVSLVDLYPSILKIADISIPANLSGYSLLPFMSKSYGFLKHQHPDWIFSEYHGCNANASTYMLRTGHWKYITYSDGQQLSPQLFDLSRDPEELHNVILKFPDVRAHLDKVLYSIVSYPLVSASVHEYNKKSFTSWRNSLGGNYSQVIANLRWHVDWQKDSVANEKAIDQWIYGFN; this comes from the exons ATGAGTTTAGTAGTTaccttgtttattttgtttaacatgtACGATTTACGTTTTTGCCATCCTGAAAATAACAGGCCTAATATAGTTATGGTTATGAGTGATGCATTT GATGGACGACTGACCTTTAATAACAAAGTGGTGCAGCTGCCATACATCAATTATCTACGGGAGCTTGGTACAACCTTCCTGAATGCCTACAGTAACTCTCCCATATGCTGCCCTTCAAGAGCGG cAATGTGGAGTGGTCAGTTTGTACATCGCACTGAGTCATGGAACAACTTCAAGTGTCTTCAGGCCAGTGCAACAACGTGGATGGATTTGTTGAGGGAAAGTGGATATACTACCAAAATGATAGGCAAACTGGACTACACCTCTGGAAGTCACTCTGTCAG tAATCGCGTGGAAGCCTGGACACGAGACGCTAAGCTTCTTTTGAGTCAAGAGGGACGTCCTGTTATTGGCCTAGTTGGTAACATGTCAACTGTGGAAATACAGAAGACGGACTGGCAGAACACAAGAAAGGCTAAACAATGGATTTTAAGGAACTCTTCTTCTGACCAACCTTTTGCACTTTATCTTGGTCTTAACTTACCTCACCCCTATAACACAGAATCTCTTGGGCCCACAGCTGGGGGCTCTACTTTCCGCACCTCACCATTCTGGTTAAGTAAG GTGTCCCCTGATCAAATCTCTGTGCCAAAATGGCTTTCTTTGTCTGATATGCATCCAGTTGATTATTACTCTACTGTCACCAAAAATTGCAGTGGTGTTTTTACAAAGGAGGAAATAATAAATATCCGTGCTTTTTACTATGCCATGTGTGCTGAAACAGATGCTATGCTTG gagagATAATTGCAGCTCTAAGAAAAACTGGTGTGCTTAATAACACTATCGTAATCTTCACCGCCGATCACGGAGAGCTGGCCATGGAGCACCGGCAGTTCTACAAAATGTCCATGTTTGAGGGCAGTGTCCATATTCCCCTTCTTTTCATGGGGCCTGACATTAAGTCTGGCCTTCAGGTGGATCAACATGTGTCATTAGTTGACCTCTATCCTTCTATTCTAA AAATTGCGGATATCTCTATCCCAGCCAATCTTAGTGGCTATTCCCTTCTTCCTTTCATGTCCAAGTCCTATGGTTTTCTCAAGCATCAACATCCAGACTGGATTTTTAGTGAGTATCATGGTTGTAATGCTAATGCTTCCACATACATGCTGAGAACTGGCCACTGGAAGTATATCACATATTCAGATGGTCAGCAACTGTCACCACAGCTTTTTG ATTTATCCCGGGACCCAGAAGAGCTACATAATGTAATACTTAAATTCCCAGATGTGAGAGCACATTTGGACAAAGTTTTATACAGCATAGTAAGTTATCCTCTGGTTTCTGCCAGTGTCCatgaatataataaaaaatctttTACTTCCTGGAGAAATAGCCTTGGAGGAAATTACAGCCAAGTCATTGCAAATCTCAGGTGGCATGTGGATTGGCAGAAAGACTCAGTGGCCAATGAAAAAGCAATTGATCAGTGGATATACGGCTTTAATTGA